From a region of the Terriglobales bacterium genome:
- a CDS encoding nucleotidyltransferase family protein → MNHQLAAGILNVFRDDAFCDPAPLRQFPAREWSRTEFWLDASGLALYFLNRLENLHATSCIPPQVLNKLESKRKGSAKRAAVQLQELESLTNLLQERAIPFVVMKGFTLIPDYCPDATLRYQLDLDFLVPEIDAQICRHALRRLRFELTDHTTEVWQFKRGSSRLPGLPDLYRPQRQSTVELHFSVRGAYGPEITPYLIDRTVLRSVKGFVIPSLSDVDLFIAQAAHLFGHIRSEWTRASWLLEFRNFVAGRRNDEDLWSRVTTAVADRDDLRTAVGCALEAATRAWGEFAPPELTEWFCRYLNPGVRRWCEDYTPHILHAEFPGTKFYLILERELGQDTGAWKRLRRAKLLPLRKPPKVIPQGAAFGKESASARTLAELRYVLFRARFHIQQGIRTAWHLRKWQAKRPSVQVNRCLSESIKVAD, encoded by the coding sequence GTGAATCATCAGCTTGCGGCGGGGATTCTCAACGTATTCCGGGACGATGCTTTTTGCGATCCAGCGCCCTTGCGTCAATTCCCGGCGCGAGAGTGGTCGCGCACGGAATTCTGGCTCGATGCAAGTGGGCTGGCGCTCTATTTTCTGAATCGTCTTGAGAACCTTCATGCGACCTCATGCATTCCTCCTCAAGTGCTGAACAAACTTGAGAGTAAGCGTAAGGGAAGTGCCAAGCGAGCGGCTGTACAACTGCAGGAACTGGAAAGTCTGACTAATCTCCTGCAGGAGCGTGCGATCCCATTTGTAGTGATGAAGGGCTTTACGCTCATTCCTGACTACTGTCCGGATGCAACTCTTCGTTATCAACTCGATCTCGATTTCCTGGTCCCTGAGATTGACGCGCAAATCTGCAGACACGCACTTCGACGTCTTAGATTCGAGCTTACCGACCACACTACGGAGGTCTGGCAGTTCAAGCGAGGTTCCAGTCGGCTTCCAGGTCTGCCGGACCTTTATCGGCCTCAACGGCAATCGACGGTGGAGCTGCACTTCAGTGTGCGTGGAGCATACGGGCCTGAGATCACGCCGTACTTGATTGACAGAACCGTACTTCGTTCCGTTAAAGGTTTCGTCATACCATCCCTCAGCGATGTAGACCTATTCATTGCGCAAGCGGCTCATTTATTCGGACACATTCGCAGTGAATGGACTCGAGCGTCCTGGCTGCTGGAGTTCAGAAATTTCGTAGCCGGCCGTCGGAATGACGAGGATTTGTGGAGCCGTGTCACAACCGCCGTGGCAGATCGTGATGACTTGAGGACCGCGGTAGGCTGTGCTCTCGAAGCGGCGACAAGAGCGTGGGGAGAGTTCGCACCGCCTGAATTGACGGAATGGTTCTGCCGATACCTGAACCCCGGAGTTCGCCGCTGGTGTGAAGACTATACGCCGCACATCTTGCATGCCGAGTTTCCTGGAACGAAGTTCTATCTGATTCTTGAGCGTGAACTAGGCCAAGACACGGGTGCGTGGAAGCGTCTCCGCCGCGCAAAGCTACTGCCGCTGCGTAAACCGCCAAAAGTAATCCCGCAAGGGGCAGCATTCGGCAAAGAGTCGGCCTCTGCAAGGACACTCGCGGAATTAAGGTACGTACTGTTCAGAGCCCGGTTTCATATCCAACAGGGAATCCGGACGGCATGGCACTTGCGGAAATGGCAGGCGAAGCGCCCAAGTGTTCAGGTTAATCGATGTTTGAGCGAGTCCATCAAAGTAGCTGATTAG
- a CDS encoding transcription termination/antitermination NusG family protein — protein sequence MAEVDNAPAVRSDWLAVQTRPRHEKLVAEKLRMKSLSSYLPLRRCRHRWKNGVTADVELPFFPGYVFAQLGPEDRLRVLQTPGVLGFAASLHRPTPISNAEIMRLRTAIEEFRAEPHVFLNIGDRARIVAGPLFGMEGVLVRRKAGVGVVLNIELIMRSIVVEVSATDIEPILP from the coding sequence ATGGCAGAAGTCGATAATGCGCCGGCAGTGCGATCCGATTGGCTGGCTGTGCAAACGCGCCCTCGGCACGAGAAGCTAGTTGCGGAAAAATTGCGAATGAAGTCGCTCTCTTCCTATCTGCCACTTCGGCGGTGTCGTCACCGATGGAAGAACGGGGTAACCGCTGATGTTGAACTGCCCTTCTTCCCAGGGTACGTTTTCGCTCAACTCGGTCCCGAGGATCGTCTTCGGGTGCTGCAGACGCCCGGTGTACTCGGTTTTGCAGCTTCACTGCATCGTCCGACGCCAATCTCGAATGCCGAGATTATGAGGCTAAGAACCGCCATCGAAGAATTCAGGGCTGAGCCGCACGTCTTCCTGAATATCGGCGATCGGGCGAGAATTGTCGCGGGCCCATTGTTTGGAATGGAAGGCGTTCTTGTCCGACGTAAGGCCGGAGTCGGAGTCGTCCTAAACATCGAGTTGATCATGCGCTCCATCGTCGTGGAAGTTAGTGCAACAGACATTGAACCAATCCTTCCTTAA
- a CDS encoding SLBB domain-containing protein has product MKRANFVHIVVVCILIASFGWAQSDSQKDKPLGSNEDRVQRLTLSATRIIEVLNERPDVLVELKALAAEKFAKQGVNIQVADITDEELFRRIGSDSTLRSTISTWLAARGYVSKAELQPLSDDLATTDVPRARTAPSEFIRSERLQSDAPDSEPLSADDVPRPTPAQRAIKLSSKIKEPRAQRESDLEPQVLRRESPYNLIALRDLYTQIPEQHAKLRRFGSELFLRDTFQPSTSMDLPAGPDYVLGPGDSIAISIWGGVSQTIARTVDREGKLTLPEAGPVDVVGVTLQSAEKLIQQKLEPQFRNARVSVSLARVKSVRVYVVGDVQRPGAYDVSSLSTPLNALFAAGGPTAVGSLRVVRHMRGDRLIKEIDLYDLTIRGVRGDVARLEAGDTILVPPAGMQVTISGMVKRPAIYEIRDKDRSLDQIVDLAGGLRVGASLQDIRIERIEASERRVNLSLTVPPNADPIAMRQTLGNFMAQDGDIISIAPVLAYSERTIYLDGHVFRPGRQSFRDGMSINDVIRSYQDLLPEPSDHAEIVRLVPPDFHPTTIQFSLRDAMIGNESIELQPFDTIRIFGRYEVDAPKVAVRGEVVRPGEYPMVRGMTAAALIRAAGGFKRSALREKADIASYDLKDDRKVAVRHVPFAVGRALENSDADIPLKPGDIVTIYQIAGWSEIGASITLNGEVQYPGSYGIQDGERLSSVIHRAGGFRTAAYPTGAVLQRVQVRELQERGKLELIRQIEAASASAKPLPTTSLQEQAGQLQLISQQQEQVLQKLRSQPASGRLVINITRDVTSWENTPADVELRPGDDITIPKRPTFVLISGQVSNPSAVTYSPGKNAKWYLHQAGGATELAHKKQIFVVRANGTVLARNSGSDVDVLGYRMEPGDVLVVPQRILGGSTVWQSLLNTAQFLSSVSITARIASSL; this is encoded by the coding sequence ATGAAACGCGCCAACTTCGTTCACATAGTTGTAGTTTGCATCCTGATCGCATCTTTTGGCTGGGCACAATCCGACTCACAGAAAGACAAGCCGCTGGGCTCAAATGAAGACCGAGTCCAAAGGCTCACTCTTTCTGCTACGAGAATCATCGAAGTACTCAACGAGCGCCCAGACGTGTTGGTAGAACTGAAGGCTCTGGCAGCAGAGAAGTTCGCCAAGCAAGGCGTGAACATTCAAGTGGCGGACATCACGGACGAAGAGTTGTTCAGACGGATCGGCTCGGACTCGACGCTACGTTCTACTATCTCCACATGGCTGGCGGCCCGTGGCTATGTTTCTAAGGCTGAGTTACAACCACTATCAGATGATCTGGCGACGACTGACGTTCCCAGGGCACGCACCGCACCAAGCGAGTTCATTCGTTCCGAGCGATTGCAGTCGGATGCGCCAGATAGTGAGCCCCTTTCAGCTGATGATGTACCACGACCTACCCCGGCTCAACGTGCGATCAAGCTGAGTTCAAAGATCAAAGAGCCAAGAGCCCAGCGTGAGTCAGACTTAGAACCCCAGGTTCTCCGACGCGAGAGTCCTTACAACCTGATTGCGTTGCGCGACCTATATACGCAGATTCCGGAGCAACATGCGAAACTCCGGAGGTTTGGATCCGAGCTCTTCCTGCGCGATACTTTCCAACCGTCAACCTCAATGGATCTTCCGGCAGGGCCTGATTACGTCCTGGGTCCGGGCGATTCAATCGCGATCAGCATCTGGGGCGGCGTTTCGCAAACTATCGCTAGAACAGTTGATCGCGAAGGAAAGCTGACGCTCCCGGAAGCCGGTCCCGTGGATGTGGTGGGAGTGACCCTGCAATCGGCTGAAAAACTGATTCAACAGAAACTAGAACCGCAATTTCGTAACGCGCGTGTGAGCGTGTCGCTTGCTCGGGTGAAGTCCGTGCGGGTGTATGTCGTTGGCGATGTGCAGCGTCCAGGAGCCTACGACGTTAGCTCCCTTTCCACTCCGCTGAACGCGCTGTTTGCTGCGGGCGGTCCGACGGCAGTGGGCTCGCTGCGAGTCGTTCGCCATATGCGTGGAGATCGGCTTATCAAGGAAATTGATCTTTATGATCTCACGATACGTGGTGTCCGGGGTGACGTGGCGAGACTCGAGGCCGGAGACACAATCCTAGTTCCGCCAGCGGGAATGCAGGTGACGATATCGGGGATGGTGAAGAGGCCTGCGATTTATGAGATTAGAGACAAGGACCGATCGCTGGATCAAATAGTCGACCTTGCAGGTGGCTTGCGAGTCGGGGCTTCACTGCAGGACATTCGCATCGAGCGAATCGAAGCGTCGGAACGTCGTGTGAACCTCAGCCTTACGGTTCCACCAAATGCAGATCCAATCGCGATGCGTCAAACGTTAGGCAATTTCATGGCGCAGGACGGCGACATCATCTCCATTGCGCCGGTGCTCGCATACAGTGAGAGAACGATCTATTTGGACGGTCATGTCTTCCGTCCTGGCAGGCAATCATTTCGCGACGGTATGAGCATCAACGATGTCATCCGGTCCTATCAAGACCTCTTACCCGAACCTTCGGACCATGCAGAGATTGTCCGACTCGTTCCTCCCGACTTCCATCCCACCACGATCCAGTTCAGCCTGCGCGACGCGATGATAGGAAATGAATCAATTGAACTTCAGCCGTTCGATACCATCCGCATCTTCGGGCGTTATGAAGTTGACGCCCCGAAAGTGGCAGTGCGCGGCGAGGTAGTTCGTCCTGGAGAATATCCGATGGTAAGGGGCATGACAGCCGCAGCCCTCATCCGCGCCGCCGGCGGTTTCAAGCGAAGTGCCCTGAGAGAGAAGGCGGACATCGCGAGCTATGACCTGAAGGATGACAGAAAGGTGGCTGTCCGGCATGTGCCTTTCGCTGTGGGACGCGCTCTTGAAAACTCCGATGCGGATATTCCGCTAAAGCCTGGTGACATCGTCACGATTTACCAGATCGCAGGCTGGAGCGAGATTGGAGCGTCGATAACGCTGAATGGCGAAGTGCAATACCCGGGTTCTTACGGCATACAAGACGGTGAACGGTTGAGTTCCGTGATCCACCGTGCCGGGGGCTTTCGTACAGCTGCCTATCCTACCGGTGCCGTACTCCAGCGGGTGCAGGTTCGTGAATTGCAGGAAAGAGGGAAGTTGGAACTCATCCGGCAAATTGAGGCGGCGTCAGCCAGCGCGAAGCCGCTTCCAACGACGTCGCTTCAGGAGCAGGCAGGCCAGCTTCAACTCATCAGTCAACAACAGGAGCAGGTTCTCCAAAAGCTGCGAAGCCAGCCCGCCAGCGGACGCCTTGTTATCAACATCACAAGAGATGTCACATCTTGGGAAAATACACCTGCCGATGTGGAACTCCGCCCTGGCGACGACATAACCATTCCGAAGCGTCCTACGTTCGTCTTGATAAGCGGACAAGTAAGCAATCCTTCAGCCGTCACGTATTCGCCCGGAAAGAACGCGAAGTGGTACTTGCACCAGGCTGGCGGAGCAACCGAGCTAGCCCATAAGAAACAGATTTTCGTTGTGCGTGCAAACGGCACGGTACTCGCCAGAAATTCAGGATCAGACGTCGATGTGCTCGGCTATCGCATGGAACCAGGAGACGTGCTTGTTGTCCCGCAACGCATTCTGGGCGGGTCCACTGTCTGGCAGAGTCTGCTGAACACCGCCCAGTTCCTGTCGTCCGTTTCGATCACGGCCCGAATCGCTTCGTCCCTCTAG
- a CDS encoding GNVR domain-containing protein: MPPEQQAGTAAMLAALSSRAVPSGMGALAGTLLGIRNTGAVFVDLLQSDTVREHIIERFDLQRVYGKRYREDALKKLSRRTDIDEDRKSGVIRVIVTDTDRARAQQMARAYVEELDKLVATVNTSVARREREFIEQRLANVREELSRSQQELSQFSSKNSTLDIKEQTRAMVEAGAKLQGELIVAKSELQSLQQFYGDANVRVRAVRARVAELQRQLEKLGGNAEAEQGVPAGALYPPLRQLPALGVKWADLYRNVRVQETVFELLTQQYELARIEEAKAIPVVRVVDPPSWPEKKSFPPRLLIILLSSISSVVVTGTLLIARRQYSNMSLEDPRKLMGIYLWSGLKSDLQRIRIRR, encoded by the coding sequence ATGCCTCCGGAGCAGCAAGCGGGGACCGCGGCCATGCTCGCCGCGCTCTCGTCACGTGCGGTACCCAGTGGGATGGGAGCGCTAGCGGGGACGCTACTTGGAATTCGGAATACTGGGGCAGTATTTGTCGATCTCCTACAGAGCGACACGGTTCGAGAGCACATAATCGAACGTTTCGACCTTCAGCGCGTGTACGGGAAACGCTACCGGGAAGACGCGCTCAAGAAGCTGTCAAGGCGAACTGACATCGACGAGGACCGGAAGAGTGGTGTCATTCGCGTAATCGTCACTGATACCGACCGCGCAAGGGCGCAGCAGATGGCGCGAGCGTATGTCGAGGAGTTGGACAAGCTTGTTGCGACCGTCAACACCTCGGTCGCGCGACGAGAGCGGGAGTTTATCGAGCAAAGGCTCGCGAATGTACGGGAAGAGCTATCGCGATCGCAACAGGAGTTGAGCCAATTCTCGAGTAAGAACTCCACTCTCGATATCAAGGAACAGACGCGTGCAATGGTGGAAGCCGGCGCAAAACTGCAGGGTGAGTTGATTGTCGCCAAGTCGGAACTGCAATCATTGCAGCAATTTTACGGGGATGCGAACGTGCGCGTACGAGCAGTGCGGGCACGTGTAGCTGAACTTCAAAGGCAGTTGGAAAAGCTTGGCGGGAATGCTGAGGCTGAGCAGGGAGTTCCCGCAGGCGCGCTGTATCCGCCTCTAAGACAATTGCCGGCACTGGGCGTCAAATGGGCAGATCTCTATAGGAATGTTCGCGTTCAGGAAACTGTTTTTGAACTTCTTACGCAGCAGTACGAACTAGCGCGGATCGAGGAGGCAAAAGCGATTCCGGTGGTTCGCGTCGTCGATCCACCCAGTTGGCCGGAGAAGAAATCGTTTCCACCACGCCTCCTGATCATTCTGCTGAGTTCGATATCGAGTGTAGTGGTCACCGGCACTCTGCTAATCGCACGACGTCAGTACAGCAACATGAGCCTGGAAGATCCCAGAAAGCTGATGGGAATCTATCTTTGGTCGGGCCTGAAATCCGATTTGCAGAGGATTCGCATTCGCCGATGA
- a CDS encoding oligosaccharide flippase family protein, with amino-acid sequence MRVRIREVIATNGIRDGVANGAYGVADYLSQPLIMFWAAPFLLHTLGAAQYGLWMLIMAIVGSAGAISAGFGTAAIKYVATYKGREDWEKVVGSIRCSLTLNLLFGCVLGLVIIAVAPVSVRYLFRIDSTLSTHAVAGLRLGGIVVLVRSLECVFAASLRAYQRYDVAVRISVISRTVVVLASVLLAGLGFTIVSMMAVSIIVGVVSLAVHMCAARGAISGLTVLPSFDRKLLREQWHFGAYSWLQVVTGIAFNYGDRMVIAGFLGIEHLALYSICVQIAQPIHGILASGLNVVFPWASSNLASKTGDKQLSTLRSLVILNFAASAVLTTALLIISKPLLVFWMGKTFADQAWTALCVVSVGFGLVSVNIAPHYILLASGQVRYLTLLNLAATVIAMLATLICVPIVGLLGAPIGRLFYGPVTWTMFSRLGRVFSNESRPSQSPLISSSAISQV; translated from the coding sequence ATGAGAGTCAGAATCAGGGAAGTGATCGCGACGAATGGGATACGGGATGGCGTTGCGAATGGCGCGTACGGAGTCGCCGATTATCTTTCACAGCCTTTGATCATGTTTTGGGCAGCTCCCTTTTTGTTGCATACACTCGGAGCCGCGCAATACGGACTGTGGATGTTGATCATGGCTATCGTAGGAAGCGCGGGAGCGATATCCGCTGGATTCGGAACCGCTGCGATTAAATATGTTGCAACCTATAAGGGACGGGAGGACTGGGAGAAAGTTGTCGGTTCCATACGCTGTTCGCTCACTTTGAACCTGCTGTTTGGCTGTGTGTTGGGGCTCGTCATCATTGCGGTAGCACCGGTTTCAGTTCGGTATCTCTTCCGAATTGATTCAACGTTGTCGACGCATGCGGTCGCCGGACTTCGCTTAGGCGGAATTGTTGTATTGGTCAGATCGCTCGAGTGCGTATTTGCCGCCAGTCTACGAGCGTATCAACGGTACGACGTTGCCGTGCGAATTAGCGTAATCTCGCGCACCGTGGTTGTACTCGCTTCTGTTCTTCTGGCTGGCTTGGGTTTCACCATCGTTTCCATGATGGCCGTTTCGATCATCGTTGGTGTTGTTTCACTGGCGGTCCACATGTGTGCTGCCCGAGGCGCAATCAGCGGATTGACAGTCCTCCCGTCTTTCGATCGGAAACTCTTGCGCGAGCAGTGGCACTTCGGGGCATACAGTTGGCTACAGGTAGTGACAGGGATTGCGTTCAATTACGGCGACCGTATGGTAATAGCGGGATTTCTCGGAATTGAGCACCTGGCTTTGTATAGCATCTGCGTGCAGATCGCACAGCCTATTCACGGAATACTCGCTTCGGGCCTGAACGTCGTATTTCCCTGGGCAAGTTCCAATCTTGCTTCGAAGACAGGCGACAAGCAACTGTCCACCTTAAGGTCTCTTGTAATTCTCAATTTCGCCGCAAGCGCGGTACTTACGACGGCCCTGCTCATCATCAGTAAGCCACTGCTGGTGTTCTGGATGGGCAAGACATTTGCTGACCAAGCATGGACCGCCCTGTGTGTTGTGTCTGTCGGATTTGGCCTTGTGTCGGTGAATATCGCACCGCACTACATCCTGCTCGCTAGTGGCCAGGTTCGCTATCTCACCCTGCTGAACCTTGCAGCTACCGTGATCGCGATGTTGGCCACCCTTATTTGCGTTCCAATTGTTGGGCTCCTAGGAGCGCCGATCGGACGACTCTTCTACGGCCCAGTCACCTGGACCATGTTCAGTCGTCTGGGCCGCGTGTTCTCGAACGAATCGCGACCATCACAGAGCCCGCTGATTTCAAGTTCAGCCATTTCTCAGGTATGA
- a CDS encoding DUF268 domain-containing protein has protein sequence MGQLAHGLDQRFGVRAWLRGEPRPPRGGFDLEGEKILDWGWICVNLPEGPKRALEIGCGESPVIPAMLARGYDVTAVDFDARIAREISGFTFIRGDFNQVGLVPGFDVVVACSAIEHFGLSGRYRSDEDTNADLRAMKKVRSLLSKDGIVFLTIPIGLDAIHAPWHRVYGSERLPMLLEGLVIVRSRFLLKNPHGPWYETTLHNAFNHPVMLQRYALGEFVLSRQS, from the coding sequence ATGGGTCAGCTTGCTCATGGCCTTGATCAGAGGTTCGGAGTTCGTGCGTGGCTCAGAGGAGAGCCTCGTCCACCGCGGGGTGGCTTCGACTTAGAAGGGGAGAAGATTCTCGACTGGGGTTGGATCTGCGTCAACCTGCCGGAAGGGCCGAAACGAGCATTGGAGATCGGATGCGGTGAGTCGCCGGTTATACCAGCGATGCTGGCCCGCGGCTATGATGTTACGGCAGTCGACTTCGATGCACGCATCGCTCGCGAAATTAGCGGGTTCACGTTTATACGTGGGGACTTCAACCAGGTTGGATTGGTACCGGGCTTCGACGTTGTGGTGGCTTGTTCAGCAATCGAGCACTTTGGTTTATCCGGCAGGTACCGATCAGATGAAGACACTAACGCGGACCTCCGGGCCATGAAGAAAGTGCGGTCGCTACTTTCCAAGGATGGCATCGTTTTTCTGACGATTCCGATCGGACTGGATGCGATCCATGCACCTTGGCACCGAGTCTACGGTTCGGAGAGGCTGCCCATGCTGCTGGAAGGCCTCGTGATTGTGCGTTCGCGATTCCTTCTAAAGAACCCTCACGGCCCCTGGTACGAGACTACGCTGCACAACGCGTTCAACCATCCGGTGATGCTGCAACGTTATGCCTTGGGCGAGTTCGTCTTGAGCCGACAATCTTAG
- a CDS encoding O-antigen ligase family protein: MLQRYLAPWLFISTLAISTLTSIAPPVTAFKVYQIAVSFLFSILFLDRHGMEQFFKRLLIGNLLLTSCIGVFALAAPELVYEFSETNALRLRGTAITEAGPVAGFSLVLLLCTNLRIPRWRFVTLLLLSSWMLMASLTRVAWIAVAFVVCLALVLRPRVRHIRWIRLIGVSAALALSLGALQELQNYRKPEDIYTLSNRVGLWQYMTDAVVQEAPLTGFGYLAGPRSIGLEYNPMLGSGHSILMDVYVSGGLLSLAMFFIMMFRSSQHSFRLLRRHCDSITFTSLSLFAAVLIMGFVGGDLDNSPFGFTFWGLTAALPLLAATESSYAVRRAEVLATVESVPES, encoded by the coding sequence GTGCTTCAACGGTACTTGGCACCGTGGCTTTTCATCTCGACCTTGGCGATTAGCACGTTGACGTCTATAGCGCCTCCGGTAACGGCCTTCAAGGTCTATCAAATTGCGGTGTCGTTTTTGTTCAGCATCCTCTTCCTGGATAGACACGGTATGGAGCAGTTCTTCAAGCGACTGCTGATCGGAAACTTGCTGCTGACGTCGTGTATTGGTGTATTCGCGTTGGCTGCTCCGGAACTCGTCTACGAATTCTCCGAAACAAATGCTCTCAGGCTGCGCGGAACTGCGATTACTGAGGCAGGGCCCGTTGCGGGATTCTCGCTGGTTCTCCTGCTTTGCACCAACTTGCGAATTCCACGCTGGCGCTTCGTAACACTCCTTCTTCTCTCGTCATGGATGCTGATGGCAAGTCTCACCAGAGTTGCATGGATAGCGGTTGCCTTTGTCGTGTGCTTGGCACTGGTTTTGCGCCCCCGCGTTCGGCATATTCGCTGGATTCGTCTGATCGGGGTTTCCGCAGCGCTGGCGTTGTCATTGGGCGCGCTTCAGGAACTGCAAAACTACCGCAAGCCAGAAGATATTTATACCCTCAGCAATCGTGTTGGACTCTGGCAATACATGACAGATGCGGTGGTTCAAGAAGCTCCCCTTACCGGCTTCGGCTACCTGGCGGGCCCGCGATCGATTGGACTTGAATACAACCCTATGCTTGGATCCGGCCATTCCATCTTGATGGACGTGTATGTAAGCGGCGGCCTCTTGTCACTCGCCATGTTTTTCATAATGATGTTCCGCTCCAGCCAGCATTCGTTTCGCCTTCTGCGAAGGCACTGTGACTCAATCACGTTTACAAGTCTGTCGCTGTTCGCCGCTGTGCTGATCATGGGCTTCGTCGGTGGTGACCTCGACAACAGCCCGTTCGGCTTCACTTTCTGGGGTCTCACTGCCGCGCTGCCGTTGCTGGCTGCGACTGAGAGCAGCTACGCCGTTAGGCGTGCCGAAGTGTTAGCGACAGTCGAATCGGTGCCGGAGTCATGA
- a CDS encoding WecB/TagA/CpsF family glycosyltransferase, protein MRRADILGIGVHEVNLATATAFVMDSVISRKRGYVCVTGVHGIMEARRDPRFAGVLNEAMLVVPDGMPTVWIGRTQGFRKIGRVFGPDFMLSVCASLRSHGARHFLYGGDTGVAETLRHSLCTRVSGVDIVGTYTPPFRPLNAEEFQQLVTLVRRLKPDIIWVGLSTPKQEQFMRESLPFLDTTLMIGVGAAFDFLTGRINDSPDWLKKCGMQWAHRLAQDPRRLWKRYMFNNPRFLCALALQAFKGKRGLDLSSRQNSLHS, encoded by the coding sequence ATGCGGCGAGCTGACATTCTGGGAATCGGCGTTCACGAGGTGAACCTGGCCACAGCTACAGCGTTTGTCATGGATTCAGTGATTTCGCGCAAACGCGGCTACGTTTGCGTTACTGGCGTTCACGGCATCATGGAAGCTCGGCGTGATCCTCGATTCGCTGGGGTACTGAATGAGGCCATGCTGGTAGTTCCTGATGGAATGCCAACCGTCTGGATAGGACGCACCCAAGGGTTTCGTAAGATCGGCCGAGTGTTCGGCCCCGACTTCATGCTGAGTGTCTGTGCCTCTCTACGGTCGCACGGCGCCCGGCACTTCCTCTATGGCGGTGACACGGGTGTGGCGGAGACCTTGCGCCATTCCCTGTGCACGAGGGTCTCCGGAGTCGATATCGTCGGTACTTACACTCCGCCATTCAGACCGCTAAACGCTGAAGAATTCCAGCAGCTTGTGACCCTGGTGAGGCGGCTAAAGCCCGATATCATTTGGGTGGGACTGAGTACGCCAAAGCAAGAACAGTTCATGCGCGAATCTTTGCCGTTCCTCGACACAACGCTAATGATAGGCGTCGGTGCGGCATTCGACTTCCTTACGGGCCGAATCAACGACAGCCCAGACTGGCTGAAGAAATGCGGAATGCAATGGGCGCATCGCCTGGCACAAGATCCACGGCGTCTCTGGAAGCGTTACATGTTCAATAACCCACGATTCTTGTGCGCGCTGGCCCTGCAAGCATTTAAAGGCAAACGCGGCCTGGACCTTTCGAGTAGGCAGAATTCGCTTCATAGCTAA
- a CDS encoding sugar transferase — protein MTTPNITLAAPKPTEQLTFVSTERKETPAWKRATDILLSFAFLVLLLPILLVLAVAIKLDSKGPVFFRQFRIGLGGIPFTIWKLRSMKADVSPYAQSPNTSSDPRLTRVGRLIRRISVDELPQLWNVLRGDMSLVGPRPEMPYIVEHYSAEQRMRLAIKPGITGLWQISHHRSSPIHENLQHDLYYIKHCSMALDFSILIRTIFAVARGV, from the coding sequence ATGACAACACCAAACATCACCTTGGCCGCTCCCAAACCGACGGAACAGTTGACCTTTGTCTCAACTGAAAGAAAAGAGACCCCGGCATGGAAACGAGCGACGGACATCCTTCTCTCGTTTGCTTTTCTGGTCCTGCTCTTGCCAATCCTACTAGTCCTCGCGGTGGCCATAAAACTCGACTCGAAAGGTCCCGTTTTCTTTCGTCAGTTCAGGATCGGACTTGGTGGCATACCATTCACAATCTGGAAACTCCGCAGTATGAAAGCGGACGTTTCACCTTACGCTCAGTCGCCGAATACGAGCTCCGATCCGCGACTGACCAGAGTGGGCCGCCTGATACGCCGAATTAGCGTTGATGAATTGCCCCAACTATGGAATGTACTTCGCGGCGACATGAGCTTGGTCGGCCCTCGGCCAGAGATGCCTTACATAGTCGAGCATTACTCGGCTGAGCAGCGGATGCGTCTGGCTATTAAGCCCGGCATTACTGGACTATGGCAGATCAGTCATCACCGTTCATCTCCCATTCACGAAAATCTCCAACACGATCTGTACTACATCAAGCACTGCAGCATGGCACTCGACTTCAGCATTCTCATCAGGACGATCTTCGCAGTTGCGCGTGGCGTTTAG